The following proteins are co-located in the Pyrococcus abyssi GE5 genome:
- the psmB gene encoding archaeal proteasome endopeptidase complex subunit beta, whose translation MNRKTGTTTVGIRVKDGVILAADTQASLDHMVETLNIRKIIPITDRIAITTAGSVGDVQMIARILEAEARYYQFTWGRPMTTRAMANLLSNILNENKWFPYLVQIIIGGYVDEPTIANLDPLGGLIFDDYTATGSGTPFAIAILEEGYRKNLGIEKAKELAIKAVKAAGARDVYTGSKKIQVVTITKDGMKEEFVTL comes from the coding sequence ATGAACAGGAAGACCGGAACCACAACGGTAGGAATAAGGGTTAAGGATGGCGTAATTTTAGCTGCTGACACTCAAGCTTCCCTCGATCATATGGTTGAAACCCTCAATATAAGGAAGATCATCCCGATAACTGACAGGATAGCGATAACAACGGCGGGAAGCGTTGGAGATGTTCAGATGATTGCGAGAATTCTCGAGGCAGAGGCTAGATATTACCAATTCACCTGGGGCAGACCAATGACCACGAGGGCGATGGCGAACTTGCTGAGCAACATCCTAAACGAGAACAAGTGGTTCCCATATTTAGTTCAAATCATAATAGGAGGCTACGTTGACGAGCCAACGATAGCAAACCTAGATCCCCTTGGAGGATTGATATTCGACGACTATACAGCAACGGGCTCGGGAACACCATTTGCCATCGCAATACTTGAAGAGGGCTACAGGAAAAACCTAGGAATAGAGAAAGCCAAAGAGCTTGCAATAAAAGCCGTAAAAGCGGCTGGAGCTAGAGATGTTTACACCGGAAGCAAGAAAATCCAAGTGGTTACAATAACGAAGGACGGCATGAAAGAAGAGTTCGTGACCTTGTAA